AAAGAAGGAGATGCGGTGTACGCCTCGGGCTTCTTGAATCCCAAAGGAGGCTTTTACGCACAGTTTGCTGCCGTGAGTGCAGACCTTGTCAATCATCGTCCCGAGCATCTGAGCCCCGAGCCGACGCCGCCTGCGGGCAATACGCTACTTAACTACAATGCCGATCCCGATGCCGACCTTATGCGTCGACTGGCAGGCCTTCTTGAAGGCAGATCTCTTCGTCCCGTCGTTTCGAAGGTTTATCCATTGAAAGACGTGGCGGTGGCCCATGAGGCTCTACGACAGCATCATCTCGGTAAATTTATTCTTGCTATCGATCGTGCAGAGTGATCGGATGACTGGCGCGCATCAAAAGTTCTGAAGGAGTTCTGGTTATCGGTCATTCTCAAATGCAGAGCCTGTATTCTATGCAGGCGCCAAAAAAAGGCCTGCTCCTTCCTCGCGAAGAAGCAGGCTGCTGTGAGAATGGTAATAGTCTTATCATCAGCGCGAGTCTTGAGCGCCTCTCTGATCGCTCTGCGTTTCGTCCTGATTCTGCGCCAGTATGGAATCCGTAATGGATTCTTTTATAGAGGAAGAAGAATCGATCGATTTTGTCAGTTCGACGATCTCATTGAAGTTCAACACCGACGAGGGGTTGAGCAGTATAACGATGCGGTCTTCCAGTCGCCCCATTCCTTTGATGAAGTCGGCCCGGAGACGAGAGCCGAAGTTCGGAGGAGGGTCGATGTTCTCCTTGTTGATAGAGATCACCTCGTTAACGCTATCTACCAGAACGCCGGCAATGATATCGTCTTTATCGCCGTAAATCTCGAGTATGAGAATACACGTTCGCTTTGTAATGTCGGTCTCCCGGCCTAAAAACAGCCGGGAAAGGTTGATCACAGGAACGACGTTCCCTCTGATGTTGATGACGCCGGCGATGAATCGGGAGGTTCTTGGAACTCTGGTAGGCTCCCTGTACTCCAGGATTTCTCTTACGCCGAGAATCTCAATACCGAACTCATCCTTTCCCAGTCGAAAGGTGAGATGCTGGTTTGTGTTTTGTTGATAGACTGCCATTTCAGAATCTCTCGAACTTGGATTCGTCG
This region of Leptonema illini DSM 21528 genomic DNA includes:
- a CDS encoding alcohol dehydrogenase catalytic domain-containing protein, whose product is MNKTMKAAAIHQFGGIDRFEIIDVAIPEIDDDEILIRLDFAGLGSWDVFEREGGYARMLGLVANFPYILGSEGAGTVARIGAAVKGYKEGDAVYASGFLNPKGGFYAQFAAVSADLVNHRPEHLSPEPTPPAGNTLLNYNADPDADLMRRLAGLLEGRSLRPVVSKVYPLKDVAVAHEALRQHHLGKFILAIDRAE
- a CDS encoding chemotaxis protein CheW, producing MAVYQQNTNQHLTFRLGKDEFGIEILGVREILEYREPTRVPRTSRFIAGVINIRGNVVPVINLSRLFLGRETDITKRTCILILEIYGDKDDIIAGVLVDSVNEVISINKENIDPPPNFGSRLRADFIKGMGRLEDRIVILLNPSSVLNFNEIVELTKSIDSSSSIKESITDSILAQNQDETQSDQRGAQDSR